One Nocardioides oleivorans DNA segment encodes these proteins:
- a CDS encoding DUF1801 domain-containing protein: protein MAGDWRTDVVDHLRGLIGQGAPGVEEEAKWRKASNPDGVPTFALDGLICTVETYKDKVKVTFARGASLDDPAGVFNASLDAGTRRAVDVFEGDDLDEDAFVSLVRAAVELNRA from the coding sequence CACCTCCGCGGCTTGATCGGCCAGGGCGCGCCGGGGGTCGAGGAGGAGGCCAAGTGGCGCAAGGCCTCCAACCCTGACGGCGTCCCCACGTTCGCCCTCGACGGGCTCATCTGCACCGTCGAGACCTACAAGGACAAGGTGAAGGTCACCTTCGCCCGCGGCGCCTCCCTCGACGACCCCGCCGGCGTCTTCAACGCCAGCCTCGACGCCGGCACGCGCCGGGCCGTCGACGTCTTCGAGGGTGACGACCTCGACGAGGACGCCTTCGTGTCACTCGTCCGGGCCGCGGTCGAGCTGAACCGGGCGTGA